A segment of the Methylomonas paludis genome:
GGATTCTGGAAGTGCTGGACAATAGCGAAATCTGTAAACAGGCGGGGCGGGAGCGTTTTCGCTATTATCGGCAGTTAGGCATCACACCGGTGACTCACAAACTTTAATCATTTGCACTACCCTGTATCTCCAGAGCGGCCTGATAGAGTAATTTTTTTCTTTGTCCGGTAATTTCCACCGCCAGTGCGACGGCGGTTTTGATTGAGCACTCCTGCAGTAAGGCGCGCAGTATCCGGTTTTCTTCAGCGCTTAACAGCTTAGCTTCGGTGTCCGGCTCGACACCACCGACTACCACTACAAATTCACCCTTGCGCATATTTTCATCGGTAGCGACTTTGCTGCTGATTTCCGCCAGTTCGGCCTGGATGATGGTTTCGTGCAGTTTGGTGATTTCTCTGGCAATGGCAATGGGGTGATCGGCTGGATAAATTTCCTGCATATCGGTCAAGGCGGCCTGAATGCGGTGGCTGGATTCATAAAACACCCAGGTTGAGGCATCGGTCAGCTTGTTCTGAAAAAAACTTTTTCTGGCACTGGAGGTGCGCGGCAGAAAACCTTCAAAGGTAAAGCGGCTGACCGGTAAGCCGCAAGCCGATAAGGCGGCGATTAAAGCACAGGCTCCGGGGATAGGCACTACCTCAATTCCCTGCTGTTGCGCCAACCGTACCAGCGGCATGCCGGGATCACTGATTAAAGGGGTGCCGGCATCGGAAACCAGGGCTATGGACTGACCTTGCTGAATTTTTTCGATTAGATGTTGGGAGGCGTGGGCTTCATTGTGCTGGTGCAAGGATTGCGCCGGTGTGTTGATGCCATAGTGCTGTAATAGCATTTTGATGTGGCGGGTATCTTCGGCGGCAATTAAACCAACCTGTTTCAGGGTTTCCACAGCCCGAAAGCTGAAATCGGCCAGATTACCTATTGGTGTGGCAACCACGTATAATTTCCCGTACATCTGTTCTCATGCCCTCCGCGCTATGTTTAGATTAAATCAGTTTTTCATTATGCCCCGTTACCGGTCACTCTGCTGGATTTTCGGCCTGTTGCTGCTGGCCGGCTGCAGTAGTGAACCAGTGAAAAAACCGCTGCCGCCACCAGCCAAAACCACGCGCCCGCTGATAAACCCGCTGCCGGCGGCTGAGCCTCTGAAAAGCAGCGGTTTGACCGACAATCAGGATAATCAGCATTTACTGGCCGCTGAAACCAAAGTGCAGGCCGGTGATTACAGTGCCGCTCATACGCAGCTGGATCTGGTGCATTACGCCAGTCTGTCTGCTGAGCAGCGCAGTAAATTCAATCTGCTGGCCGCTGAAGTGTCTTTAAGTATGGCCGACTTTAGCCGGGCTTTAAGTCAGTTGGAGATGATTCGGCCCAAATTGCTGAATAATGCCGAACAGATTAATTATTTTCAGTCTCTGGCTTTTGCCCATGCTCTGGCAGGTAATATTTTACCTAGCATCAATGCCCGAATTCGGCTGGGTTATTTGTTGAGCAACCTTCAGCAACAGCAAGATAATCGCGCCACGATTCTGGATATACTCACTGGCTTAAGCCTGGATACGCTGAGTATGCCGCCGGCAGATGCTGAGGAGCTGGGCGGTTGGATGGCGCTGGCTAAAATCGTTAAGCAGCGTGGTCAATCCGGCTTTGATTTTAATCAGCAGTTGCTGGATTGGCAGCAAGCCTACCGGCAACATGCAGCCAATAATGCTGAGTTTATCGGTAATTATTTGCATAAATCCACCAATCTGGTCGCCAATCCAACGCCGGCTGCGGCGATGATAGCGGTATTACTACCAGCCAGCGGTAATTATGCTGCTGCGGGTAAAGCGATTAAAGACGGTATTCTGGCGGCTCAGCGTCAGGCTGCTGTTAATTCGCCTCAGCTCCCGCTGCGTTTTTACGATAGTGAACAAGGTGATATCGGCACAATTTATCGGCAGGCTGTGGCCGACGGTGCCAGTCAAATTATTGGGCCACTGGTTAAGGAACAAATTCAAAATCTGGCTGAACAGATCGAGTTAAGTGTGCCGGTACTGGCTTTAAATCATGTGGAAAATTTAAACCGGAATAATCTCTACCAGTTTGGCTTAAGCCCTATTGATGAGGCGGGGCAATTAAGCTTGAAAGCCCATCAGGACGGTGGGCAAACTGCTATGATTTTGGTGCCCAATAGCGGGCAGGGCCAGCGAATTGGCCATTATTTAACCAGTGCCTGGCAAAGTCAGGGCGGTATTGTCCTGGGCGTACAATCATATGATCCCAAACAGCACGATATAGCCAATATCTTGAATGGCTTTGCTAATTCAACTCCTGCGGAAAACACCGCCAAACCGGTACAAACTCTGTTTTTGAGTGCCAGTCCGGAACTGGCCAGAGAGCTGGCGCCGGCACTGAAAAATCATCCGGAACTGACGGTTTATGCGATGCCGGGTATTTATAGTGGCCGGCCCAATCCGGTACAGGATATGGAGTTGGGCAAGATCAATTTTTGTGATATCCCCTGGTTTTTTGGCGATCTGTATAGCGGCCCCCTCAGTCAGCTAAGCCAACAAGGGGTCTGGCAATCTTTGCCCGATACCCAGCTCAGGCTATTGGCACTGGGCATGGATGCTTATAATGTGCTGGGGCAGTTAAATCAGTTGGCAACCACGCCGTATAACGGCGCTACCGGGCATTTGAGTTTAAACGCCGAGAATCGCCTGACCCGCAAACTGGTCTGCGCTCAATTCAAAGCCGGTCTGCCGGTAGCCAGCGGTTTTGTCGAGTAATTGCCATGTTGTTTGGTAAAAAACCGCCGCATTTACAGAAAGGCAGCCAGGCCGAGCAACAGGCTTTAAAGTTTTTGCAACAGCAAGGTTTACAGTGGTGCTGCAGCAATTACCGCTGTAAAAGCGGGGAGCTGGATCTGGTGATGCTGGATGGTCCGGTGCTGGTGGTTGTGGAGGTTCGCTACCGGCAATCGGCTCAGTTTGGCGGCGCTGAAGCCAGTATTACCTGGAAAAAACAGGCGCGGATCATCGCCGCTACCCAACACTATGTCATAATCAACAAACTGAGCAATGCGGTGATACGTTTCGATGTGGTGGCCATATCCGGCGACAATCGGCTCAACTGGATTAAAAACGCATTTCAAACCTGAGGACTATGAGTTTACAAGACCGTATTATTAACCAATTTTCCGACAGCATCCAGACAAAACAGGATGCTATGGCTTCGTTGTGTGAGCTGATTGAGTTCGCCTCGCAAAAGATAGTTGAAGCGCTGGTCAACGATAAAAAAGTGCTGACCTGCGGTAATGGCGGTTCGGCGGGGGATGCCCAACATTTTTCTTCGGAAATGCTGAACCGTTTTGAAAGGGAACGCCCGGCTTTGCCGGCAATTGCTTTGAGCACCGATACTTCTACGATTACTTCCATCGCTAATGATTACCATTTTGACCAGATTTTTGCCAAACAGCTGAGAGCGCTGGGCCAAACCGGCGATATTCTGCTGGTTTACACTACCAGCGGTAATTCGGCCAATATTATTCAGGCCATAAAAGTGGCCCACGACCGTGACATGACGGTTATCGCGCTAAGCGGCAAGGATGGCGGGGCTTTGGCTGAAGTGCTGAACGAAGCCGATATTGAAATCCGGGTGCCTTCCAATTCTACGGCGCGCATCCAGGAAGTGCATCTGCTGATTTCCCACTGCCTGTGTGATCTGATAGATCAGCAATTGTTCGGCGGCTAAGTCTGCCGGATATTAGGGCTATGGTTTTGCCGTAAAGTCATTTGCCCACCTACCCCTTTGTCACAAAGATAGGCAATCGGTTGCTCGGCTTAAGCTGAAAAAATTAGGCCGCAGCATCTTTCCTGCCACCCGCACTTGCCACTCTTGTCAAAAATTACTGCTAAACTTAGACTTAGTTAATCTCGCCCCAAAAACCATAATAATTAGCCAGCGGATAGCCGGAGATCAAAATGCCCAATCCAGATTTTGCCAACTTGATTACGCTGGTATTTGCCAGTTCTCTCGCCGGTCTGGGTTTTGCGGCCTGGCTGGCGCGCTGGGTGCTGGCTAAAGATACCGGTACACCAGCCATGCGCAAAATATCGGATGCCATTAAACAGGGTGCAGAAGCTTTTTTGCGCCGGCAAAACCGTACCATCCTACTGCTCAGCGCCATTTTTGCCGCACTGCTGTTTGTCGGTTACGGTTTGTTGCGTAGCCATCGCGAATTTGATCCGGTATCCAGTTCCCTGGAATTGGCCGGCTGGACTACGCTTTCCTTTGTGCTGGGGGCTTTGTGTTCGGTGTGTGCCGGTTATGTGGGCATGTGGGTGAGCATTCGCGCCAATATCCGCACCGCAGCTGCGGCCTGCCTTAGTCTTAATGAGGCTTTGCAGGTATCTTTGCGTGCAGGAGGTGTCTCCGGTATGGTGGTGGTGGCTATGAGTTTGTTGGGCGTGGCCGGTTTGTTTGTACTGGTCAAATTGCTGAGCCCGAACATTGATCTAGTGAAAATTCCACTATTAATCGTTGGTTATGGCTTTGGAGCATCTTTTGTGGCGCTGTTTGCCCAGGTGGGTGGCGGTATTTATACCAAAGCTGCTGATGTGGGGGCCGATCTGGTCGGTAAGGTGGAAGCCGGTATCCCGGAGGATGATCCGCGCAACCCGGCGGTGATTGCCGATCTGGTGGGCGATAATGTCGGCGATTGCGCCGGCCGTGGTGCGGATTTGTTCGAATCGACTGCGGCTGAGAATATCGGCGCGATGATACTGGCCGGCAGTCTGGCACTGGGCGCGGAAAAAGCCGGACTGGCGTTCAGTGCCGGCATTTTGGGCGTGATGCTGTTTCCGCTGGTGGCGCGGGCTTTTGGCATTATCGCCAGCATGGTCGGCATTTTAAGCGTGCGCCTGCACAGCGAAGATCAGGAACCCATGCAGGCCCTGAATCGCGGCTATTTTATCAGCGTATTACTGGCGATGCCGCTGTTCGCACTTGCCGCCCACTGGTTGCTGGATAATCCGGCGGCACCGGATGCCTGGTGGCATTTTTCGCTGTGCGGAGTCATTGGGGTGTTAACGTCGGTGGCGTTTGTGTTCATCACCCAGTATTACACCGAATATCGCTACAGGCCGGTACAGGCTATCGCCGCCGCCAGCACTACCGGTGCCGCGACCAATATCATCGAGGGTACGGCGGTGGGTTTTGAATGTACCTGGATGCCGACTCTGGCAATGTCTATTGCCTTGTTAAGTTCTTACTATCTGGGCGCATCCAGCGGCTTGCCTCATGCCGGACTGTTTGGCACAGCAGTGGCGACGATGGGGATGCTGGCCACTGCGGCTTATATTCTGGCGATGGACAGCTTTGGTCCGATTACCGACAACGCCGGCGGCATTATCGAAATGAGCGAACAGCCTGCCGAAATCCGCAGCCGTACCGATAAACTGGATGCCATAGGCAACACCACCAAAGCCCTGACTAAGGGTTATGCAGTGGGCAGCGCTGGTCTTGCCGCTTTTCTGCTATTTCAGGCCTATATGGATGAAATTAAAAATTATGCCGGTCTGGATGCTGCTGCCGAATTCAGCGTGAATTTAGGCAAACCGGTGGTGTTTGTCGGCGCACTGCTGGGCGCGATGCTGGTGTTTGTGTTCTGTTCCCTGACCATTCGGGCGGTCGGCACTGCGGCCAAAAGCATTATCGAAGAAGTGCGCCGCCAATACGCCGATCTGCCGCGCCTGAATGACATCATCCAGTTCCCTGCCGATTTTCAGCCTGATTATGGAGCCTGCGTGGATATTGTTACCCGTGCCGCCTTGCGTAATATGATCGCACCGGGTTTACTGGTGGTGTTGACGCCAATTGCAGTTGGCCTGAGCTTTAAAATATTCATTGATGTAGAAGGCAAACTGATTGCTGCCGAAAGTGTGGCCGCGCTGTTGATGGTGGCCACTTTGGTCGGTATTCTGATGGCATTGTATTTAAACAATGCCGGCGGTGCCTGGGATAATGCCAAAAAATATGTGGAAACCGGCGCCCACGGCGGCAAATACATCACTACCGCCGATGGTAAAACCATCAAAAACCCTACTCACAGCGCCGCTGTGGTTGGTGATACTGTCGGCGATCCGTTCAAGGACACCGCCGGACCGAGTTTGCATGTGTTGATTAAATTATTGGCGACTGTGACTTTGGTGATGGCGCCGTTGTTTCTTTGAGAAAAAGATGAAATTTGGAAGATGTTTATTGGAGCATTTCGATCCAATGAAACTGCCAAAACTAAATATTAGTTTTAATAAATTCTACAACCTTATCAATCTTTGTTGAAAAAGAAATACGGTCATTCTGATAATATTCAATAAATATACCGGCAAGATATAGATTGTCAGGAAAAAATGAATTTGGCACATACCATAATCCTCCACCACTAATTCCCCTTGGACTCGGTGGATTATTAATTTCTCCATTTATATCTATCGCTTGACCATAATTCATACAAATATGAACGTCATTATTTTTCTTATATTTATCCCAGTTAGTGAAGTTTTTATCGACTTTACCTCCATATGTGAAATAAAATAAATTAAACGTCGTGCCGCCCTTCAATGCTTTTCCTTGTTTATTCTTAGAACAAGGATAGCCATGTATAAGTGATAAATGCACTGAGTTAAAATATCTGTTTATCATCAATCTATCTTCGCATAATATATTAATATTATTTTTAGCTACAAACTCATTGCTTAATTCAATAAATGCTATATCGAAATGATCTTTTTTGCCCTGACTGATTGAGTGAAAAAAGTTACCTACTAAGTTAACAAATGAACCATCTATTGCCATATAAAAAGGGCTAACAGCAATCTTAATTTGATTAATAACATGAGAGGCTGTGATAAGGAATGTCCTAGAAAACACCTGAATGACAACTGAAGAGGCAATTAACAGGATGTTGAAATTTACTCCCATGCCTTCGGCTTAAACCCTTAATATAGGGTTAATTTTTCGGCTGGAAGCCTTATCAGACCTGAATTTCCGTTTCTAGCCCAAAACTTCAGGTCTGGCTGTTCTAAATGGCCCTTTTCGGGGCTTCATTTCCGCCTTTTGGCGGTGGTTAGGCGCACGTCTGCCTAGGCGGTCGAACACCGCCAGCCAAAAATATTGCCCATTCGGGTCAGATTATAGGCGGCGAAGGTGAAGACAGTTTGTGCCGCTACTTTTTTTAAGCGACGGAATTTGGTTTGATGCAGACCACCTATGGTCTTGCTCCAGCCAAACACTTCTTCAACCCGTTTACGGATTTTGAGGCTGGTCTTGTATCCGGGATGGCGGGTGGTGCGGTGGTCAATGGCAGAGCCTTTGTTCTTCTGTGCCACATGCGGGGTGACTTTGAGAACGCGAATGTCGGTCACGAAGCTTTCAACATCGTAGCCTTTGTCTGCGCCCACTGTTGTACCCGGTTTCTTCACAGTCCGTTTGATCATGGTCTTCGCCGCTTCCCGCTCTGCTGTGCCGGTGGCGTGAGTGACTTCAACATCAACCACCAGACCGTTCCGGTTCTCCATCAGGGCATGGCCCAGGTAACAGAGCTGTGATTTGTCGCCTTCACTTTTTTTGTATAGCCGGACATCCGGGTCGGTGGTCGAGGCGTGTGTATCATTGCTGCGCTTTTCGCCTTTGAAGTTGACAGTCGGGTTACGCGTATCATCTTCCGGAGGTGAGCTTGAACCGTCTTTCTTGACAAAGCTTTTCATGGAAGCCCAGCCTTTAATCAGGGTGCCATCCACGGAAAAATGCTCGCTGGAGACCAATTCTTGCCATTCGGCAAGCAACAAGATGCGATCAAAAAACAAGCGGCAAATACGTTCATTCAGCAAGCGGTCACGATTGGCGCTGAAGGTGGAGTGATGCCAGACCTCATCATCCAGCGTCAGCCCCACAAACCAGCGATACAGCAGATTGAAATCAATCTGCTCCACCAACTGTCTTTCGGAACGAATGGTGAAAATCACTTGCAGCAAGCTGGCGCGCAATAGGCGCTCTGGTGGGATTGAATCCCGGCCCCGGCGGGCATAAAGCGCGTTAAATTCAGTATCCATGGTTTTCAAAAGGATATCGACGATGGCACGGAATTTCCGTAAGGGATGGTCTTTGGGAATCCGTTCTTCCAATGTCCGATAGCTAAAGAGTACATCTTGGGTGATGTCAGCGCCGCGCATAAAATCATTCCGTTGGAATATATAATAATGGAACTATTTTATCATATATAACAATTGCTTGCGATATTATAAACTCTTTGGCTCAATGAATTTATGCGGCTTGCAGGGGTAGATAAAATCGACAGCCTGTTAAATCAGGGCGTTCATTACTTGCTTTGATGAATACCGGGTATGTAAATGACTTTAGTTTTCTCTCAACTTCAAACATTGTTAAGTTAATATGATCGGCAGTGTTTATTATCATGTCTTTTAGTTAATCCTGAATCCGTGTTCCTTTCGGTTTAAGTGAGGGCAGTCGCGTTTCAGACGCGTTTTTTAAAAAAATCTACCACCAATCGAAATTTAACTGCCGTTCATCAAGCCCTCAGTCGCAAAAATCAATCGTTTCCATGGTATTGCCGGCATCGCCAGATGAAAAACCTGACGCCAAGACAAGCAATCTTCTTCTCTACCCGGAGAATCAGCTCGTAACCAGCATCTCAGCTTTCGCGCCGCTTATCCTGATGCAAAGCCAGGCTGCACCACCAATCGCTCTTGTAAATAAGCGAATACTTTTGCCACGGGTGAGGCGCACCCTAAGTCCAGCCACCATTGCCGGGCTTTGTGGATCACCTGGGCTGCTCGATACATGACTTCTTGCAGCACCGTTCGTAACCGCCGTCGTTTTGCCGGATGACGTATTGGCGCCAAGTCGCCAGTCAAGCCCAGTTGACCAATCAGTCGCAAGCAATTATAGGCAAACATACCCATTCTCAATAGACAGTCGTTGGTCTCAAACTTTCCAGATGGTAAGCGTTCCATATCCAGGTCAGTTTTGAATTCCGAATGAAATTGTTCATGGGTGCCGTGGTCGCGGTAGCGTTCAATGACGGTTTCTTCGGGTTCCTCCAGACTCGTCCACCAGCCTTCCAGTTGAATGTCCGGCAGTAATAGCATCTGGCCGTGCTTATTGCTCGTGCGTTCAATGATCCGCACGACCAGTCTGAAGGGGCGAGTCTGTTTTTTCCAAGCACGTTCCACCGTCAGTGTCATTAACGCTTCCCGTTTACCGGGGCGTTTTTCAACAAAGGCGCCGGCCGCTTCCGCTTTTTCTAACCAGGATGTCTTATCTTGCCGTCTTGGATTCCACTTGATCAAGTATTCAAAGCGCCTGTTCATGGCTGCCCAGCGTTCTTTCTCAGCCGCAACCGTAAATAACAGTTTGGCGCTATCAAACCCTGAGTCTTTGCGTAATAACAACGGCAAACCCGGTGCAACCAAGCGCTCAACTCGAGGAAACAGCCTTTCTAGAAAATAATCAATCTCCAGCGAT
Coding sequences within it:
- the rsmI gene encoding 16S rRNA (cytidine(1402)-2'-O)-methyltransferase, which produces MYGKLYVVATPIGNLADFSFRAVETLKQVGLIAAEDTRHIKMLLQHYGINTPAQSLHQHNEAHASQHLIEKIQQGQSIALVSDAGTPLISDPGMPLVRLAQQQGIEVVPIPGACALIAALSACGLPVSRFTFEGFLPRTSSARKSFFQNKLTDASTWVFYESSHRIQAALTDMQEIYPADHPIAIAREITKLHETIIQAELAEISSKVATDENMRKGEFVVVVGGVEPDTEAKLLSAEENRILRALLQECSIKTAVALAVEITGQRKKLLYQAALEIQGSAND
- a CDS encoding penicillin-binding protein activator, which translates into the protein MPRYRSLCWIFGLLLLAGCSSEPVKKPLPPPAKTTRPLINPLPAAEPLKSSGLTDNQDNQHLLAAETKVQAGDYSAAHTQLDLVHYASLSAEQRSKFNLLAAEVSLSMADFSRALSQLEMIRPKLLNNAEQINYFQSLAFAHALAGNILPSINARIRLGYLLSNLQQQQDNRATILDILTGLSLDTLSMPPADAEELGGWMALAKIVKQRGQSGFDFNQQLLDWQQAYRQHAANNAEFIGNYLHKSTNLVANPTPAAAMIAVLLPASGNYAAAGKAIKDGILAAQRQAAVNSPQLPLRFYDSEQGDIGTIYRQAVADGASQIIGPLVKEQIQNLAEQIELSVPVLALNHVENLNRNNLYQFGLSPIDEAGQLSLKAHQDGGQTAMILVPNSGQGQRIGHYLTSAWQSQGGIVLGVQSYDPKQHDIANILNGFANSTPAENTAKPVQTLFLSASPELARELAPALKNHPELTVYAMPGIYSGRPNPVQDMELGKINFCDIPWFFGDLYSGPLSQLSQQGVWQSLPDTQLRLLALGMDAYNVLGQLNQLATTPYNGATGHLSLNAENRLTRKLVCAQFKAGLPVASGFVE
- a CDS encoding YraN family protein; translated protein: MLFGKKPPHLQKGSQAEQQALKFLQQQGLQWCCSNYRCKSGELDLVMLDGPVLVVVEVRYRQSAQFGGAEASITWKKQARIIAATQHYVIINKLSNAVIRFDVVAISGDNRLNWIKNAFQT
- a CDS encoding phosphoheptose isomerase; its protein translation is MSLQDRIINQFSDSIQTKQDAMASLCELIEFASQKIVEALVNDKKVLTCGNGGSAGDAQHFSSEMLNRFERERPALPAIALSTDTSTITSIANDYHFDQIFAKQLRALGQTGDILLVYTTSGNSANIIQAIKVAHDRDMTVIALSGKDGGALAEVLNEADIEIRVPSNSTARIQEVHLLISHCLCDLIDQQLFGG
- a CDS encoding sodium-translocating pyrophosphatase, encoding MPNPDFANLITLVFASSLAGLGFAAWLARWVLAKDTGTPAMRKISDAIKQGAEAFLRRQNRTILLLSAIFAALLFVGYGLLRSHREFDPVSSSLELAGWTTLSFVLGALCSVCAGYVGMWVSIRANIRTAAAACLSLNEALQVSLRAGGVSGMVVVAMSLLGVAGLFVLVKLLSPNIDLVKIPLLIVGYGFGASFVALFAQVGGGIYTKAADVGADLVGKVEAGIPEDDPRNPAVIADLVGDNVGDCAGRGADLFESTAAENIGAMILAGSLALGAEKAGLAFSAGILGVMLFPLVARAFGIIASMVGILSVRLHSEDQEPMQALNRGYFISVLLAMPLFALAAHWLLDNPAAPDAWWHFSLCGVIGVLTSVAFVFITQYYTEYRYRPVQAIAAASTTGAATNIIEGTAVGFECTWMPTLAMSIALLSSYYLGASSGLPHAGLFGTAVATMGMLATAAYILAMDSFGPITDNAGGIIEMSEQPAEIRSRTDKLDAIGNTTKALTKGYAVGSAGLAAFLLFQAYMDEIKNYAGLDAAAEFSVNLGKPVVFVGALLGAMLVFVFCSLTIRAVGTAAKSIIEEVRRQYADLPRLNDIIQFPADFQPDYGACVDIVTRAALRNMIAPGLLVVLTPIAVGLSFKIFIDVEGKLIAAESVAALLMVATLVGILMALYLNNAGGAWDNAKKYVETGAHGGKYITTADGKTIKNPTHSAAVVGDTVGDPFKDTAGPSLHVLIKLLATVTLVMAPLFL
- a CDS encoding IS5 family transposase; protein product: MRGADITQDVLFSYRTLEERIPKDHPLRKFRAIVDILLKTMDTEFNALYARRGRDSIPPERLLRASLLQVIFTIRSERQLVEQIDFNLLYRWFVGLTLDDEVWHHSTFSANRDRLLNERICRLFFDRILLLAEWQELVSSEHFSVDGTLIKGWASMKSFVKKDGSSSPPEDDTRNPTVNFKGEKRSNDTHASTTDPDVRLYKKSEGDKSQLCYLGHALMENRNGLVVDVEVTHATGTAEREAAKTMIKRTVKKPGTTVGADKGYDVESFVTDIRVLKVTPHVAQKNKGSAIDHRTTRHPGYKTSLKIRKRVEEVFGWSKTIGGLHQTKFRRLKKVAAQTVFTFAAYNLTRMGNIFGWRCSTA
- a CDS encoding IS1380 family transposase; this translates as MARFKLKESKKELTSYAGLSLIGQCLEAVNVEVMVDGRIPVSQGIKTSDLVKTTVGLLSIGKSDFEAVEPFREDRFFKKALDVRKVPGSVWLRQRLDRVSGSLLEPVDDLSIRLIERTEAPITPHKGYVCLDMDTFVMDQSGTKKEEVSRTYQGVDGYTPVAAYLGNEGWCIGLELRPGRWHSSLEIDYFLERLFPRVERLVAPGLPLLLRKDSGFDSAKLLFTVAAEKERWAAMNRRFEYLIKWNPRRQDKTSWLEKAEAAGAFVEKRPGKREALMTLTVERAWKKQTRPFRLVVRIIERTSNKHGQMLLLPDIQLEGWWTSLEEPEETVIERYRDHGTHEQFHSEFKTDLDMERLPSGKFETNDCLLRMGMFAYNCLRLIGQLGLTGDLAPIRHPAKRRRLRTVLQEVMYRAAQVIHKARQWWLDLGCASPVAKVFAYLQERLVVQPGFASG